CCCGGCTGTTCACCCATCCGGAAAGCGCCCTTGGGCAGATGGTGTATGTGTATCGCGCGGGATTTCGCGTTGTCGGGATCATGGAGGCCAAGGGCAGGGACGTGTCCGGCCAGAATCAGGACGAGACCTTTTTTCTGCCTCTGAGCACGTACATGCGCCGGGCCAGCAATCAGGACTGGATCAGCGGGGTGTTTCTGCGTCTTGCCCGGGACGCCACGCTTGCCATGGTGGAGGACTCGGCGCGGGACATCATGCGCCGACGGCACAACATCCGGGGCGATGACGAGGATTTCAGCCTCATGTCCGCCAGAGACGCCATCCAGTTGCAGCAGCAGGCTCTGGACCTGATGCAGACGCTGGGCGGCATCACCTCGGGCGTGTCCTTTGCCGTGGGCGGGTTGGGCATCCTGTCCATCATGATTCTCGTTGTGCGCTCCCGGCGGGTGGAGATCGGAGTGCGTCGGGCCGTGGGCGGCAGGCGGCGCGACATCGTGCGCCAGTTCCTGTTCGAATCCGCGCTCATGGCCGGGACCGGCGGTGCGCTCGGCGTGCTGATCACGGTCGTTCTGGTGTTTGCCCTGTCCTCGCTGGCCGGGTTGCCGCTGGTGCTCCTGCCCGCAAGTCTGCTCGGCACCCTTGCCGGATCGTTCGTCCTTGGCGTGGCTGCCGGGGCCTATCCCGCATGGCAGGCCGCGCGGATTCAGATTTTGGACGTGCTCAAGGTGTAGCTCGCAGCGATTTTCATCAATGGCGTGTCAGGTGTTTTGCAAAAGGAGAACAGGGCATGACGGGATTTCGATTTCTGGTGAACGACGCATCCGCCTCCGGCGATTTCTACGCGCTTCTGCCGGGCGCGGTCGTGGAGCGCGACGGCAATGGCGTTTCCGTGATCCTGCCCGGCGGTTTCGGTTTTCGGCTCGAATCCGGGCAGGGGATGACTCTGGCGGGTGTGGCCCTGCGGTTCTTTTGCGCGGAAATCGACATCCTTGCTGAACGGTTGGCAGAGGCGGGCATTGTGTCCGTGCGGTCCGGGGACTGTCTGGAATTCCACGGCTTGGACAGCGAGACCCTGTGCGCCGTGGACTGCGGCGTGGATTTTCGGCGCGTGCGGCTGGTCGTGTACGACTTCGACGGTGTCATGACCGACAACCGTGTGTTCGTGGCTCAGGACGGCACCGAATCCGTGGCCGCGAACCGCAGCGACGGGCTGGGCGTGGGCATGATCCGCAGGCTCGGGCTGGAGCAGGTCATCCTGAGCACCGAGCCCAATCCCGTGGTGCGCGCCCGGGCCGAAAAGCTCGGCCTCGAAGTGTCGCACGACGTGCGTGACAAGGCCGAGGCCCTGCGAACCATGGCCGAGACCCGGAACATCACCCCGGGCGAGGTGCTGTACGTGGGCAACGATGTCAACGATCTTGCGGCCATGCAGCTTGCCGGAGTGCGCGTGGCCCCTGCGGATGCCTATCCGCGGATTCTCGCGCTGGCGCATCACGTGACCCGGGCCAGAGGCGGACACGGCGTCGTGCGCGAACTCGCCGACCTTCTGAACCGTTTTTTCGCAAAGTAGCGGTGCCATCTGGACATTCAGCCGATTTTCAGCCAACTATCAGTAAAGGTTTCCGCATACTGCGCGAAGCCCAACGCATGGAGAGGGCATGGCTGGACGGCATTTCGAGAGCGTGTGCATCTTCCACATCCTTGACGGGCTTCGGGACGGTCTGTCCCATTTCTCCCAGCCCAGCCGGGTGGCGCTGATCTACTGCACCGAGCACGGCGGCGCGCCGCGCATCTACGATCCGCAG
Above is a window of Pseudodesulfovibrio tunisiensis DNA encoding:
- a CDS encoding KdsC family phosphatase, with protein sequence MTGFRFLVNDASASGDFYALLPGAVVERDGNGVSVILPGGFGFRLESGQGMTLAGVALRFFCAEIDILAERLAEAGIVSVRSGDCLEFHGLDSETLCAVDCGVDFRRVRLVVYDFDGVMTDNRVFVAQDGTESVAANRSDGLGVGMIRRLGLEQVILSTEPNPVVRARAEKLGLEVSHDVRDKAEALRTMAETRNITPGEVLYVGNDVNDLAAMQLAGVRVAPADAYPRILALAHHVTRARGGHGVVRELADLLNRFFAK
- a CDS encoding ABC transporter permease, which encodes MLIPLNLRIAVSSLAAHKLRAVLAMLGVFLGALAFTGVQHVSGMMVRNAEIEAEKLGPNLYAVVAGSSRFSKHGGIRFRGMVRTFTLADARALIAGVPSVIDGTPFHWGEMPVRGNGAATTAMIVATYPNYQDIRSFRPDMGRFFTEEEVRERAKVCVLGREIATRLFTHPESALGQMVYVYRAGFRVVGIMEAKGRDVSGQNQDETFFLPLSTYMRRASNQDWISGVFLRLARDATLAMVEDSARDIMRRRHNIRGDDEDFSLMSARDAIQLQQQALDLMQTLGGITSGVSFAVGGLGILSIMILVVRSRRVEIGVRRAVGGRRRDIVRQFLFESALMAGTGGALGVLITVVLVFALSSLAGLPLVLLPASLLGTLAGSFVLGVAAGAYPAWQAARIQILDVLKV